One Vulpes lagopus strain Blue_001 chromosome 18, ASM1834538v1, whole genome shotgun sequence DNA window includes the following coding sequences:
- the SOX12 gene encoding transcription factor SOX-12, with amino-acid sequence MVQQRGARAKRDGGPPPPGPGPAEEGAREPGWCKTPSGHIKRPMNAFMVWSQHERRKIMDQWPDMHNAEISKRLGRRWQLLQDSEKIPFVREAERLRLKHMADYPDYKYRPRKKSKGAPAKARPRPPGGGGGGGGGGGGGGGGSRLKPGPQLPGRGGRRAAGGPLGVGAAAPEDDDEDDDEELLEVRLVETPGRELWRMVPAGRAARGPAERAQGPSGEGAAVTASSPTPSEDEEPEEEEEEAAAAEEGEEETVASGEEPLGFLSRLPPGPAGLDCSALDRDPDLPPPSGTSHFEFPDYCTPEVTEMIAGDWRPSSIADLVFTY; translated from the coding sequence ATGGTGCAGCAGCGGGGCGCGAGGGCCAAGCGGGACGGcggcccgccgcccccggggcccgggccggcCGAGGAGGGGGCGCGTGAGCCCGGCTGGTGCAAGACGCCGAGCGGCCACATTAAGAGACCGATGAACGCATTCATGGTGTGGTCGCAGCACGAGCGCCGGAAGATCATGGACCAGTGGCCCGACATGCACAACGCCGAGATCTCCAAGCGCCTGGGCCGCCGCTGGCAGCTGCTGCAGGACTCGGAGAAGATCCCGTTTGTGCGGGAGGCGGAGCGGCTGCGCCTCAAGCACATGGCGGATTACCCGGACTACAAGTACCGGCCGCGCAAAAAGAGCAAGGGGGCGCCCGCCAaggcgcggccccgcccccccggcggtggcggcggcggcggcggcggtggcggcggtggcggcggcggcagccGGCTCAAGCCCGGGCCGCAGCtgccgggccgcgggggccgccgAGCAGCGGGCGGGCCTTTGGGGGTCGGCGCGGCGGCGCCGGAGGACGACGACGAGGACGACGACGAGGAGCTGCTGGAAGTGCGCCTGGTCGAGACCCCCGGGAGGGAGCTGTGGAGGATGGTCCCGGCGGGGCGGGCTGCCCGGGGACCCGCGGAGCGCGCCCAGGGGCCGTCGGGCGAGGGGGCGGCTGTCAccgcctcctcccccactccGTCGGAGGACGAGGAGccggaggaagaggaggaggaggcggcggcggcggaggaagGCGAAGAGGAGACGGTGGCGTCGGGGGAGGAGCCGCTGGGCTTTCTGTCCAGactgccccccggccccgccggcctGGACTGCAGCGCCCTGGACCGCGACCCGGACCTGCCGCCCCCCTCGGGCACGTCGCATTTCGAGTTCCCGGACTACTGCACCCCCGAGGTTACCGAGATGATCGCGGGGGATTGGCGCCCGTCTAGCATCGCCGACCTGGTTTTCACCTACTGA